One segment of Acidovorax sp. DW039 DNA contains the following:
- a CDS encoding ABC transporter ATP-binding protein, whose product MSNHSTPLIELRGVAQRFGSRPQPGRFGQWLRRLGMNQPPVITHAVDGVDLQVHPGEVVGLVGESGCGKSTLGRMAAGLLAPTEGEVLVQGRPLHNLQGADRVAARLATQMVFQDPFGSLNPRLRVARIVGEAARLHGLTDAAGEDDYVCAQLERAGLDPALRFRYPHQFSGGQRQRIGIARALAVGPTLLVCDEAVAALDVSIQAQILNLFMDLRDQLGLAYLFISHDLGVIEHLCDRVAVMYLGRVVETAPVEELFARPNHPYTRALLAEIPRISNRGARFGGIRGEIPSPIHPPSGCHFHPRCPHAIPRCAVEVPTLRGIAVRHASACHLNETASGS is encoded by the coding sequence ATGAGTAACCATTCGACGCCTTTGATTGAGCTGCGTGGGGTCGCCCAGCGCTTTGGAAGCCGACCGCAGCCAGGCCGGTTTGGCCAGTGGCTACGCCGCCTCGGCATGAACCAGCCGCCTGTGATCACGCATGCGGTCGATGGGGTCGACCTGCAAGTACATCCGGGTGAAGTGGTGGGGCTGGTAGGAGAGTCTGGCTGCGGCAAGTCCACCTTGGGACGCATGGCTGCAGGGCTTTTGGCTCCCACCGAGGGCGAGGTCCTGGTGCAAGGTCGGCCACTGCACAATCTGCAAGGGGCCGACCGGGTTGCTGCCAGACTGGCGACGCAGATGGTTTTTCAGGACCCCTTTGGAAGTCTGAACCCCCGTTTGCGGGTGGCGCGTATCGTGGGTGAAGCCGCCCGCCTGCATGGGTTGACCGATGCCGCAGGGGAAGACGACTACGTGTGTGCCCAGCTCGAGCGCGCGGGGTTGGACCCGGCACTGCGTTTTCGCTACCCGCACCAATTCAGCGGAGGCCAGCGCCAGCGCATTGGCATCGCCCGTGCGCTGGCCGTGGGGCCCACTCTGCTGGTTTGCGACGAAGCCGTGGCCGCCCTGGATGTTTCAATCCAGGCGCAGATATTGAACCTGTTCATGGACCTGCGAGACCAGCTGGGGCTGGCCTACCTGTTCATCAGCCATGACCTGGGTGTGATCGAACACCTGTGTGACCGTGTCGCGGTGATGTACCTGGGGCGTGTGGTGGAAACGGCTCCGGTAGAAGAGTTGTTTGCCCGGCCCAACCATCCTTACACCCGTGCGCTGCTGGCGGAAATTCCTCGCATCAGCAACCGAGGTGCTCGCTTTGGTGGCATCCGGGGGGAAATTCCCAGCCCCATCCATCCGCCTTCAGGTTGCCACTTCCATCCACGCTGCCCCCACGCCATCCCGCGTTGTGCTGTTGAGGTACCTACGTTGCGCGGCATTGCAGTGCGGCACGCCAGCGCCTGCCATCTCAATGAGACCGCATCTGGGTCTTGA
- a CDS encoding ABC transporter ATP-binding protein: MSNHLLEVRNLVTRFHTRAGVLPVVDDVSFTLGRGKVLGLVGESGSGKSVTGFSIMGLVDAPGRIESGQVLLHGQDITHLPEAERRKLRGNRMAMIFQDPMATLNPVLRIDVQMIEAVQAHRKTSKAEAAEQAAQTLALMGIPSPRERLLTYPHQLSGGMRQRVAIAIAMLHGPDLIIADEPTTALDVTIQAQILSEVQKLVRDRGTSLIWISHDLSVVAGLADEIAVMYAGRIVEQGDVDQVLDNPQHPYTQGLIGSLPSANRRGERLRQIPGMAPQLLNMPEGCAFAPRCQRASAACTQRPQLTPVAPEQGATVHRVRCFHPGAGTVTTVQEAA, from the coding sequence ATGAGTAATCACCTGCTGGAAGTGCGCAATCTCGTGACCCGCTTCCACACCCGCGCGGGGGTGCTGCCGGTGGTGGACGATGTGTCCTTCACCTTGGGAAGGGGCAAAGTGTTGGGCCTGGTGGGCGAATCGGGCTCCGGCAAATCGGTCACCGGCTTCTCCATCATGGGCTTGGTGGATGCGCCCGGGCGCATCGAGTCGGGCCAGGTGTTGTTGCATGGCCAGGACATTACCCATCTGCCAGAAGCAGAGCGGCGCAAGCTGCGGGGTAACCGCATGGCCATGATCTTTCAGGACCCGATGGCCACCCTCAATCCGGTCTTGCGCATTGATGTGCAGATGATCGAAGCCGTACAGGCCCATCGCAAAACTTCCAAAGCCGAGGCTGCCGAGCAGGCCGCGCAGACTCTGGCGCTGATGGGCATACCCAGCCCCCGCGAGCGCCTGTTGACCTACCCCCACCAGTTGTCTGGGGGTATGCGCCAGCGTGTGGCGATCGCCATCGCGATGCTGCACGGCCCCGACCTCATCATCGCCGACGAGCCTACCACTGCACTGGATGTCACCATTCAGGCCCAGATCCTTTCCGAGGTGCAAAAGCTTGTACGTGATCGGGGTACCTCACTGATCTGGATCAGTCATGACTTGTCTGTGGTGGCGGGCCTGGCCGATGAAATTGCTGTGATGTACGCCGGCCGGATCGTGGAGCAGGGGGACGTGGACCAGGTGCTGGACAACCCTCAGCACCCGTATACCCAAGGCCTGATAGGCAGCCTGCCCAGCGCCAACCGCCGTGGAGAGCGCTTGCGGCAGATCCCGGGCATGGCTCCTCAATTGCTGAACATGCCCGAAGGGTGCGCCTTTGCTCCCCGCTGCCAGCGCGCTAGCGCAGCCTGCACTCAGCGTCCTCAGCTCACGCCCGTTGCCCCTGAGCAAGGTGCCACCGTACACAGGGTGCGTTGCTTTCATCCTGGAGCAGGGACTGTCACCACCGTCCAGGAGGCCGCATGA
- a CDS encoding ABC transporter permease has translation MTQATSSTVRERSLWWQIAADFAQSRVAMAGLIVLVIVSIAALCAPWITPQNPYDLMQLDVMDARLAPGSPSAEGHYTYVLGTDGQGRDLYSAIVYGLRISLFVGIGSALIAAVLGTLLGLVAAYAGGKVDAALMRLVDLLLSFPTILMALMMLAYMGKGIGNVVLTLVLLEWAYYARTARGQALVEARREYVEAARGQGIGPWRIVMGHILPNCLPPLLVIGALQVARAITLEATLSFLGLGVPITEPSLGLLISNGYQYLLSNEYWISFFPGLALLATIVAINLVGDQLRDVLNPRLQK, from the coding sequence ATGACCCAAGCCACGTCATCTACTGTGAGAGAGAGATCCCTTTGGTGGCAGATTGCGGCAGATTTCGCACAGTCCAGAGTTGCCATGGCCGGACTGATCGTGCTCGTGATTGTGAGCATCGCAGCCCTGTGCGCTCCATGGATCACTCCGCAGAATCCCTATGACCTCATGCAACTGGACGTGATGGATGCGAGACTGGCACCAGGCAGCCCCAGTGCCGAGGGCCATTACACCTATGTGCTGGGCACAGATGGACAAGGGCGCGATCTCTATTCCGCCATCGTCTATGGCTTGCGTATCAGCCTGTTTGTAGGGATTGGTTCTGCCTTGATTGCTGCAGTGCTGGGCACTTTGCTGGGGCTGGTGGCCGCCTACGCCGGAGGCAAGGTGGACGCTGCACTGATGCGGCTGGTGGATTTGCTGCTGTCCTTTCCCACCATCTTGATGGCGCTGATGATGCTTGCCTACATGGGCAAGGGAATCGGCAATGTGGTGCTCACGCTGGTACTGCTGGAGTGGGCCTATTACGCACGCACCGCCCGAGGCCAGGCACTGGTGGAGGCACGGCGTGAATACGTCGAGGCGGCTCGGGGGCAGGGCATTGGGCCTTGGCGCATTGTGATGGGGCATATCCTGCCCAATTGCCTGCCGCCCCTTCTGGTGATTGGAGCGCTGCAGGTGGCGCGAGCCATCACGCTGGAGGCGACCCTGTCCTTCCTCGGACTCGGCGTACCCATCACCGAGCCCTCGCTAGGGCTATTGATCTCCAACGGCTACCAATACTTGTTGTCCAACGAATACTGGATCAGCTTCTTTCCAGGCCTGGCTTTGCTGGCCACCATCGTTGCCATCAACCTGGTGGGTGACCAATTGCGCGATGTACTGAACCCGAGGTTGCAGAAATGA
- a CDS encoding ABC transporter permease: MSAGWLLRRLGQAALVVWVMTLIVFIGLHSIGNPVDILVGDDMNQAERLAAIARLGLDKPLWQQYLAFVEGALRGQLGKSFVYQEDAVRLILHRLPATLELAVAALLLAVLLGVPLGLWAGMRPEHPLSKGLMAGSIVGFSLPAFWVALMLIMVFSVQLGWLPASGRGETRALLGVQWSWLTWDGLQHLMLPALNLALFKISLVLRLTRAGVREVLPQDFVKFARAKGLSPVRVVLMHVLRNTLIPLVTVLGLELGSTIAYAVVTESIFAWPGAGKLILDSINSLDRPVVVAYLMVVVVIFVTLNLLVDVLYRLLDPRVRLEGAA; the protein is encoded by the coding sequence ATGAGCGCTGGCTGGCTACTGCGCCGCCTCGGGCAGGCCGCCTTGGTGGTGTGGGTGATGACGCTGATCGTGTTCATCGGTTTGCATTCCATCGGCAATCCGGTGGACATTCTCGTGGGGGATGACATGAACCAGGCCGAGCGTCTGGCGGCGATTGCCCGGCTGGGGCTGGACAAGCCCTTGTGGCAGCAATACCTTGCCTTTGTAGAAGGGGCTTTGCGGGGCCAGCTGGGCAAGAGTTTCGTCTACCAGGAAGACGCCGTGCGTCTCATATTGCACCGCTTGCCCGCAACTCTAGAGCTGGCTGTGGCTGCGCTGCTGCTGGCCGTGTTGCTCGGGGTTCCGCTGGGTTTGTGGGCGGGGATGCGGCCTGAACATCCTCTTTCCAAAGGACTCATGGCGGGCAGCATCGTCGGCTTTTCTCTGCCCGCATTCTGGGTGGCGCTCATGCTGATCATGGTGTTCAGCGTGCAACTGGGCTGGCTGCCCGCCAGTGGCCGGGGGGAGACACGGGCTTTGCTTGGCGTGCAGTGGTCCTGGCTCACCTGGGATGGGTTGCAGCATTTGATGCTGCCCGCTTTGAATCTGGCCTTGTTCAAGATTTCTCTGGTGCTGCGTCTCACGCGTGCAGGTGTACGCGAAGTGCTGCCACAGGATTTTGTGAAGTTTGCGCGTGCCAAGGGGCTTTCTCCGGTGCGCGTGGTGCTCATGCATGTTCTGCGCAATACCTTGATTCCGCTCGTCACCGTTCTGGGCCTGGAGTTGGGATCGACCATTGCCTATGCCGTGGTCACGGAGTCCATTTTTGCCTGGCCAGGGGCGGGAAAGCTCATTCTGGACAGCATCAATTCACTGGACCGCCCTGTGGTGGTGGCGTACCTCATGGTGGTCGTGGTGATTTTTGTGACGTTGAATCTGCTGGTAGATGTGCTCTACCGCTTGCTGGATCCACGTGTGCGGCTTGAGGGTGCCGCATGA
- a CDS encoding NAD(P)/FAD-dependent oxidoreductase — protein sequence MNLPSQKPSSPASAVSFPANDAPGLPALEARLRQDLQWLCLPAKPWVPVQTVDGQQVLDVAIVGGGMGGLALAASLRNLGIRARIFDKAPEGYEGPWATTARMETLRSPKELTGPALGLPALTFRAWFEAQFGLQQWEALDKIPRLQWADYLRWYRKVLGLDVHNHQRLLDVQPRGDGVVQLELVDETPGSTPRHYSVLARHAVLATGRDGLGGPWLPDWAAQVPRHQWVHSSHEWDGETLRGLRVAVIGGGASAMDAAATALEHGAARVDLLIRRNELPRVNKGKGAGNPGMSQGFWALPDEWKWQFRRYINVSQVPPPHGSTLRVSRHANAHFHLGAPVHGVQPRGDGSLRIDTGKGPLAADFVIFCTGFRTDWGQRPEFARLAPHVRVWGDRFNAPDGVPDAELLGSPDLGSVFEFQPRIPGSLPGLERVHCFNYAAALSQGAGAGDIPQISDGAQRLARGLAAGLLAQDVQTHYDAMVAYAEPELDGTEWTPAVFPAYEGESEAGAPTAVAAQP from the coding sequence ATGAACTTGCCTTCCCAAAAACCATCTTCTCCAGCCTCTGCTGTGTCCTTTCCAGCTAACGATGCCCCTGGCCTGCCGGCGCTGGAGGCTCGCCTTCGTCAGGACTTGCAGTGGCTCTGCCTGCCGGCAAAACCGTGGGTGCCAGTGCAAACGGTGGACGGTCAACAAGTGCTGGATGTCGCCATCGTGGGCGGTGGCATGGGCGGGCTTGCCTTGGCGGCCTCGCTGCGCAACCTGGGCATACGTGCCCGAATTTTTGACAAGGCACCTGAAGGCTATGAAGGGCCTTGGGCCACAACGGCCCGCATGGAAACCTTGCGAAGCCCCAAGGAGCTGACAGGCCCTGCACTGGGGCTGCCTGCACTGACGTTCAGAGCGTGGTTTGAGGCCCAGTTCGGACTGCAGCAGTGGGAGGCGCTGGACAAGATCCCCCGCTTGCAATGGGCAGACTACCTGCGCTGGTATCGCAAAGTTCTGGGGCTCGATGTGCATAACCACCAACGCCTTCTGGATGTCCAGCCGCGCGGCGACGGCGTGGTGCAGCTGGAACTGGTGGACGAAACTCCGGGTAGCACGCCCCGACATTACTCTGTTCTGGCCCGCCATGCTGTGCTTGCCACGGGGCGTGATGGCTTGGGCGGCCCATGGTTGCCAGACTGGGCGGCGCAAGTTCCACGGCATCAGTGGGTGCACTCTTCGCACGAGTGGGATGGCGAGACACTGCGCGGACTGCGCGTGGCTGTGATCGGGGGAGGCGCCTCGGCGATGGATGCAGCCGCCACAGCGCTGGAACATGGTGCTGCCCGGGTCGACCTGCTGATCCGCCGCAATGAGCTGCCACGGGTCAATAAGGGCAAGGGTGCAGGCAACCCGGGCATGTCGCAGGGCTTCTGGGCCTTGCCGGATGAGTGGAAGTGGCAGTTCCGGCGGTACATCAACGTGTCGCAGGTGCCTCCTCCGCACGGCAGTACCTTGCGTGTCTCCAGGCATGCCAACGCGCATTTCCACCTGGGCGCGCCGGTGCATGGAGTGCAGCCCCGTGGGGATGGATCACTGCGTATTGACACGGGCAAGGGGCCGCTGGCCGCAGATTTTGTGATCTTCTGCACGGGGTTTCGCACGGACTGGGGGCAGCGCCCGGAGTTTGCCCGGCTTGCTCCTCATGTTCGCGTGTGGGGTGACCGCTTCAATGCCCCCGATGGGGTACCGGATGCGGAACTGCTGGGCTCCCCTGACCTGGGGTCCGTGTTTGAATTTCAGCCTCGCATCCCCGGATCGTTGCCGGGGCTGGAGCGTGTGCACTGCTTCAACTATGCGGCTGCGTTATCGCAAGGGGCAGGAGCCGGTGACATTCCGCAGATCAGCGACGGCGCACAACGTTTGGCACGCGGACTGGCTGCAGGTCTGCTGGCTCAAGATGTACAGACCCACTATGACGCCATGGTGGCTTATGCGGAGCCTGAGCTGGACGGAACGGAGTGGACGCCTGCAGTATTTCCGGCTTACGAGGGGGAGTCTGAGGCTGGTGCACCAACTGCTGTGGCGGCACAACCATGA
- a CDS encoding LysR family transcriptional regulator, producing the protein MMQKTNACAMEIRQLEAFAAVMTTGSVTGAARLLERSQPAITRLVQELEAEIGYALFARSGPRVTPTEQAYLLYGDVERMLGSWRSIHSRAAEVGRGGVAQPLVLAATSALAVGLVPQALHALQESFADTPVQLRSAAPEQVVHDVLNGVVQMGASSLPLEHKGLHILWMGQAPCVAVLPAGDALCDLPVVPVHALAQRRWVTMSNPYRLRHKLNAALSTNVGQGMGAQASDFMGPAIETNSSINAQAMVRAGLGVAILEPLTALGAPAEGVVVRPLDASVLFDFGVFVLAGRSPSGMVQALAQAMLAAARAVPGFVQLESTESNR; encoded by the coding sequence ATGATGCAAAAAACAAATGCTTGTGCTATGGAAATTCGCCAACTTGAGGCATTCGCTGCAGTCATGACCACCGGAAGCGTGACGGGTGCTGCGCGTCTGCTGGAGAGGTCTCAGCCTGCGATCACCCGATTGGTGCAGGAGCTGGAGGCAGAAATCGGGTATGCCCTTTTTGCGCGCAGTGGTCCCCGAGTCACGCCCACGGAGCAGGCTTACCTGCTCTATGGGGATGTGGAGCGCATGCTCGGCAGCTGGCGCAGCATTCATTCGCGCGCTGCGGAGGTGGGGCGCGGCGGGGTTGCGCAACCCTTGGTGCTTGCGGCAACGTCCGCGCTGGCGGTAGGACTGGTCCCTCAGGCGCTGCATGCACTGCAAGAGTCTTTCGCAGATACGCCGGTGCAATTGCGCTCGGCAGCGCCTGAACAGGTGGTGCACGATGTGCTCAACGGCGTGGTGCAGATGGGGGCCAGCAGCCTCCCGCTGGAGCACAAGGGGCTTCATATCCTCTGGATGGGACAAGCCCCCTGTGTGGCGGTGCTCCCTGCCGGGGATGCGTTGTGCGATTTGCCAGTGGTGCCTGTGCATGCTTTGGCCCAGCGTCGTTGGGTCACCATGAGCAACCCTTATCGCTTGCGGCACAAGCTCAATGCCGCGCTGTCAACCAACGTGGGGCAGGGGATGGGTGCTCAGGCATCAGACTTCATGGGGCCAGCGATCGAGACCAACTCCTCCATCAACGCGCAAGCCATGGTTCGCGCAGGCTTAGGGGTCGCAATACTGGAGCCGCTGACTGCCCTCGGAGCACCCGCAGAGGGTGTGGTGGTGCGCCCCCTTGACGCTTCCGTCCTGTTTGACTTTGGGGTGTTTGTCCTCGCGGGGCGTTCGCCTTCAGGCATGGTGCAGGCGTTGGCGCAGGCCATGCTGGCAGCCGCCCGGGCCGTGCCGGGCTTTGTGCAGCTTGAATCGACAGAGTCCAACCGATGA
- a CDS encoding SfnB family sulfur acquisition oxidoreductase translates to MTARPSLHPRLPSPPGPVKRITTDTEAIAAAHRLASDFAAGASERDRHRILPWDELDRWSASGLGTITVPRAYGGAQVSYSTLAEVFVILNAADSSLGQIPQNHFGLLGVLREIGTDAQKRRFYGEVLAGRRLGNAGPERKADGAATILHSGTRLRATENGLRLTGKRFYSTGALFAHRIPVRAINDEGQAVQVWVPREAPGLTVIDDWDAFGQRTTASGTVVFDEVAVQADDVLPVWQLADRSGLFGPTSQLLQASIDQGIAEAAVADAQRFVHERSRPWVDSGVEHAYDDPYLIADIGRLQMDLHAAREVLRETGTLFDALAAQATISADDSARASVAVAEAKVLTTRIALLASEKLFELAGSSATRAAHNLDRHWRNARVHTLHDPVRWKLHLIGNYRLNGKLPARHSWN, encoded by the coding sequence ATGACCGCACGACCCTCACTGCACCCGCGCCTGCCCAGCCCCCCTGGCCCAGTAAAGCGCATCACCACAGACACCGAGGCCATCGCAGCCGCACACCGTCTGGCCTCTGACTTCGCCGCAGGGGCATCTGAGCGTGACCGCCACCGCATCCTGCCTTGGGACGAGTTGGACCGCTGGTCCGCCAGCGGGCTGGGTACCATCACCGTCCCCCGCGCCTACGGCGGTGCTCAGGTGTCTTACTCCACACTGGCAGAGGTATTCGTCATCCTGAACGCAGCGGACTCCTCTCTCGGGCAAATCCCACAGAATCATTTTGGTCTGCTGGGCGTTCTGCGCGAGATCGGCACCGACGCACAGAAACGGCGCTTCTACGGCGAGGTGCTCGCTGGCCGCCGCCTGGGTAACGCAGGGCCCGAACGCAAGGCCGATGGTGCAGCCACCATCTTGCACAGCGGCACACGCCTGCGCGCTACGGAGAACGGCCTGAGGCTCACAGGCAAACGGTTCTATTCCACTGGAGCACTGTTCGCCCACCGCATCCCTGTGCGGGCCATCAACGACGAGGGGCAGGCAGTGCAAGTCTGGGTGCCACGCGAAGCCCCCGGCCTCACCGTCATCGACGACTGGGACGCCTTCGGCCAACGCACCACGGCCAGCGGCACGGTGGTGTTCGATGAAGTGGCCGTGCAGGCCGACGATGTCCTGCCGGTCTGGCAACTCGCCGATCGGTCGGGACTCTTTGGCCCCACATCCCAGCTCTTGCAGGCCTCCATCGATCAAGGCATTGCCGAAGCTGCCGTGGCAGACGCGCAGCGCTTTGTCCACGAGCGGTCCAGGCCGTGGGTGGACTCTGGAGTAGAGCACGCATATGACGACCCGTATCTCATTGCCGATATAGGCCGACTGCAGATGGACCTGCACGCAGCGCGCGAGGTGCTGCGTGAGACAGGCACCCTCTTTGATGCGCTGGCCGCGCAAGCCACGATCAGCGCTGACGACAGTGCCCGCGCCTCGGTCGCTGTGGCTGAGGCCAAGGTACTGACCACACGCATTGCGCTGCTGGCGAGTGAAAAACTGTTTGAACTGGCTGGCTCGTCAGCCACACGCGCCGCGCACAACCTGGACCGCCATTGGCGCAATGCACGCGTGCATACGCTGCACGATCCGGTGCGCTGGAAGCTTCACCTGATCGGCAACTACCGCCTCAACGGCAAGTTGCCAGCACGGCATTCGTGGAACTGA